The genomic region TGCTGTCCAAGTTAAAGGTGTCATCTCGACTAAATCCGCTAGTGTTTCGGGTGTTAAGGTCATCTTTTGTTGAACCTGAATTTCTTGGTAGCCGGGAAAATGTTGTTCGAATAAGTCCAATACTGGACCATGATCGTAGCTTTCCTTTTCCTGACCCTGATATAATAATTCTCGTAGCTCGTGCAAATAACCGGCATTAGGAATGACTTTAATGAGTTGACCGTCCGGTTTGAGCACCCGTTTAAATTCTTGGTATTGCGATGGCGAAAAGATGTTCAAGACTGTGTCCAAACTCTGATCAGCAAACGGCATCCGCGCTAAATCAGCGACACAAAACCAACCTTCTTGATTGTAATCACTGGCCAGTTGAATTGCCGGTTTAGAAATATCAAAGCCGATATATTGGGCTGGTACCTGTTGGGCAAGTTGGTAAACCGGCGTTCCTTCGCCACAACCAACATCAAGAATCCGACTATTGGCCGTAAGTTGCTTAGCAATTTCATCTAAGAACGGTTTAAAGAAGCCGGCCTGTAAGAATGCCCGGCGATGGCTTAACATTTCTTTTGTATATTCAGACTTCATTTGTTTGGGTAAGAAGTACAATGTCCCATTTTTAGCCAAGTCAAAACTATGGCCCGCTTCACAAACCAATTGGTGATCACTAATAGTGGCAAACGCCCCTTGGCAAATTGGACATTGCAAGGCGCTTAAATTGGCTTGTAGGAATTGTTGCGCTAAATCAATTTTTTTCAATTCAAATTCTCCTTATTTCAATCCTTTACATTCTAAAAATATCAAGTAAACTTAGTCATATCAAGTTACCGACGAAGGAAGTGAACTCATGCTAGATACTTATCGCTTCGATGAAGCTAAAAAGAAGTTAACCAAGCATGCTAAAATCCAACCCAATAGTTGGATTAACATTACCGATCCCACGCAAGAAGAAATTGATTTACTGACTAAAAAACTGCACGTCCCTTCCGATTTCATCTATTATAGTTTAGATGCCGACGAAAGTGCGCGTGCCGAACACGATCCAGATTATAACGCGACATTAATCATTTTTAACATGCCGATTCTTGAAAAAGATGATCAGCAAGCTGATAAATTCCGCTACAAAACGAGTCCTCTAGGGATTATTGTAACAGATTCTGTCATCTTAACCATCAATAAAACGCCAGTTGATTTCTTACAGAGCTTTATTGATAATCAAATCAAAAACTTTAATCCACAGGAACAACGGCGCAGCGTCCTCCAAATTCTCTATCGCATTTCGACCATTTATCTGCAATATCTGCGAGATATCAACCGTTCCCGTGAACGTATTGAAAACCGTTTGCAAAAGTCGCTACGTAATGAAGAGCTTTACGATTTAATGGGGATTCAACGCGGGTTAGTTTATTTCATGATGTCGTTAAAAACCGATAAGATGGTACTAGCGAGTTTGATGCGCTCTAACATGTTAATGCTCAACGAATCTGAGATTGACCTCTTAGACGATATTCAAATTGAAAATCAACAAGCGATCGAAATGGCCGAGATTTCCAATTCAATTATCAATGAAACAGCTGATACGTATTCATCAATTATTAATAATAACATGAATAACGTCATGAAGTTTCTAGCATCTTATTCGATCATGCTAACCATCCCCGGCTTAGTCTTTAGTTTCTACGGGATGAACGTTGCCTTACCTTTAGCCAATTTTAAAATTAGTTGGATTGTCACCATTGCGATTTCCTTAACCATTGCGGGGCTCCTAGGGTTTCGCTTCTGGCGGAAACGTTATTTCTAAATTATTTTCAAAACACCGAGCAAACCATTATCTGGATTGTTCGGTGTTTTTTAATTGACTTTCCGATATCAACTCGTTAGAATACGTTATGTACGAATTAATCGTCGTACATAAAAATAAATGTTCGTATTTAAGGAGAATTATTCATGGACGTATTTGATTACGAAGATGTTCAACTTATTCCCAATAAATGTATCGTCAAAAGTCGAAGTGAAATTGATACCACTGTTCGCTTTGGTTCAGAGACTTTTAAAATTCCCGTGGTCCCTGCTAATATGCAAACCATTATTGATGAACCGCTGGCCATTTGGCTTGCCGAAAATCACTACTTTTATGTCATGCATCGTTTCCAACATGAAAAACGCCCGGCATTCATCAAGATGATGCACGAACGCAACCTATTCGCTTCAATTAGTGTTGGCGTTAAGGACGATGAATTTGACTTCATCAATCAACTCGCACAAGATAACCTCATCCCAGAATACATTACAATCGATATCGCTCACGGTCACTCACAAGTCGTGATTGATATGATTCAACATATCAAAAAAGTTTTACCTAAAAGTTTCGTAATC from Latilactobacillus sakei subsp. sakei DSM 20017 = JCM 1157 harbors:
- a CDS encoding methyltransferase domain-containing protein, coding for MKKIDLAQQFLQANLSALQCPICQGAFATISDHQLVCEAGHSFDLAKNGTLYFLPKQMKSEYTKEMLSHRRAFLQAGFFKPFLDEIAKQLTANSRILDVGCGEGTPVYQLAQQVPAQYIGFDISKPAIQLASDYNQEGWFCVADLARMPFADQSLDTVLNIFSPSQYQEFKRVLKPDGQLIKVIPNAGYLHELRELLYQGQEKESYDHGPVLDLFEQHFPGYQEIQVQQKMTLTPETLADLVEMTPLTWTATEAQLQAITLAALPEISLDVTVLVGKQ
- a CDS encoding magnesium transporter CorA family protein, with translation MLDTYRFDEAKKKLTKHAKIQPNSWINITDPTQEEIDLLTKKLHVPSDFIYYSLDADESARAEHDPDYNATLIIFNMPILEKDDQQADKFRYKTSPLGIIVTDSVILTINKTPVDFLQSFIDNQIKNFNPQEQRRSVLQILYRISTIYLQYLRDINRSRERIENRLQKSLRNEELYDLMGIQRGLVYFMMSLKTDKMVLASLMRSNMLMLNESEIDLLDDIQIENQQAIEMAEISNSIINETADTYSSIINNNMNNVMKFLASYSIMLTIPGLVFSFYGMNVALPLANFKISWIVTIAISLTIAGLLGFRFWRKRYF